Part of the Geodermatophilus obscurus DSM 43160 genome is shown below.
GCCTGGAACCCAACTTCCCCCGATGACCGGAGCGCAGCCGGACCTCCCGCGCTGACCCGGCACCCGTCCCGAGGAGACGACGATGACCAGCCCGGACGACCCCACACCCGACTCGGCCATGGCCAGCGGGTCGGACGCCGGTGAGCCGGGGGAGCACCTCGGGCCTGCTGACCTGACCGACGACGAGCGCCGGGTGCTCGAGGAACTCGAGCGGGACGCCCCGGGCGACCGGGAGGACGACCTCGCCGACGACGCCGTCGTGCGCGCGGCCGAGGACGAGGCGCCGCTGCCGGGTGAGGGCGGCGACCAGGGTGACGGGCTCAGCGCCCGGTTCAGCTCCCTGCCCGGGGAGGACGAGCGCTGACGCCGTGACGCCGGTGTCCGGGCAGCCGGGTCACAACGTGTCCTCCCCGCAGGCGGAGCAGCGGAGGTCGACCAGCCCGTTGTCCGTACGCCGGTCTGGGTACCCGCTCCAGCGGCGGTCGTCCGACCGCCGGCCGCGAGCCTGCCCCGTGCGTGCGTGGGGCTACGGAGGACAGACCAGTGACCGTTGCCAGCCAGATGCTCGAGACCTACCCCGCCGACCTCGGGGGCATCGACCGGCAGAAGCTTGCCGCCTGCATCGAGGCCTGCTTCGAGTGCGCCCAGTCGTGCACCGCCTGCGCGGACGCCTGTCTGAGCGAGGAGATGGTCGACCAGTTGCGGACGTGCATCCGCACCAACCTCGACTGCGCCGACGTCTGCGACACCACCGGCCGGGTGCTCTCCCGGCACACCGGCTACGACGCCAACCTGACCCGCGCCGTCCTCGAGGCCTGCGCCGCGGCCTGCAAGGCCTGCGGCGACGAGTGCGCGGGCCACGCCGAGATGCACGAGCACTGCCGCATCTGCGCCGAGGCCTGCCGGCGCTGCCAGAGCGCCTGCCGGGAGCTCATCGACTCCCTCGGCTGAGCGCGGGCCGGGCCCGGGTGGCACCAGGAGGCCGGACGGCGTGCGTCACGGCGTCCGGCCTCCTGCTGGCGCCGCCGTCCTGGTGCAGCCCGTCACA
Proteins encoded:
- a CDS encoding four-helix bundle copper-binding protein; the protein is MTVASQMLETYPADLGGIDRQKLAACIEACFECAQSCTACADACLSEEMVDQLRTCIRTNLDCADVCDTTGRVLSRHTGYDANLTRAVLEACAAACKACGDECAGHAEMHEHCRICAEACRRCQSACRELIDSLG